From the candidate division KSB1 bacterium genome, one window contains:
- a CDS encoding GWxTD domain-containing protein, which yields MSNNLCRLACALAVACGVFFPRGDGHGQTEALLVRADSLRSRGELRAAQQLYEKVLKADKSSLEARVGLGKVAVAKEDWGEAIDHFGAVLERAPDNLEAHYYRGICYRESGKFKALLLRKLDWNKAEKHFKEVLARDSLFQDVLYQYAVLCRYRGRYMEAIQAAHDQLRLRPELVEPQVKIFRLYRYLISHTGTDTALSWLAEQPWEHARYCRAEALRRAGNLSVADSLLQSLLLEPLNMPRQPIYLSLARVYYERGQTTQGERFFWRAVEEIAGKVEADLVFEDVKYVLNDQELVLYRSLEAPDSLKAFFRVVWTERNPTPAAETNCRLAEHYRRLLFAEKNYEYDGFRTRFNNPDKLSRLQFSKISQLNEEFNDKGLIYIRHGEPDERAVTLGQDVEANESWLYYQTPFNPRMTFHFMLENSPTAWRLAPYIDNPRMLEDRLTWGGEYARLLRADQLERLSLVEQMAQQSQKAVAVALSTDRHTWAKAIQPLEVPFLLAAFRGEQGGPRLELCFAVPLRQLAQRAAQEMRLVHIDHGVAVFDRALRPVSQERKTVEVDPHRSTAAYLELLQFHLPAGTYNIGFHVQVRELNMLGGFKLQRTVEEFSEGSLNMSDLLLASRISAAMRPSSFVRQDLEVIPNPTHTFSLQQPVYVYFEIYGLTRDQSGHTAYVLEYRLDPVKQGKKGARSGFGLFGGGEKPSLSIRAQREGDGEFAAEHVAIDASKVPKGQYRLTVKVSDRQSGQTKERSVDVRLL from the coding sequence ATGTCAAACAACTTGTGCAGGTTAGCATGCGCACTTGCCGTGGCCTGCGGAGTCTTTTTTCCGCGGGGCGATGGTCACGGCCAGACGGAAGCTCTGTTGGTACGCGCTGACTCTTTGCGCAGCCGCGGAGAATTGCGCGCTGCGCAACAGCTTTACGAAAAAGTTCTCAAGGCTGACAAGTCGTCGCTGGAGGCACGCGTCGGCCTGGGCAAGGTGGCGGTGGCCAAAGAGGACTGGGGTGAGGCCATCGATCATTTCGGCGCCGTCCTGGAGCGCGCACCCGACAACCTTGAGGCGCACTACTACCGCGGTATCTGTTATCGGGAAAGCGGCAAATTCAAGGCCCTACTCCTGCGAAAACTGGACTGGAACAAGGCCGAGAAGCACTTCAAAGAAGTGCTGGCCCGCGACTCTTTGTTCCAGGACGTGCTTTACCAGTACGCGGTACTGTGCCGGTACCGCGGGCGGTACATGGAGGCCATCCAGGCAGCTCATGACCAGCTGCGACTTCGTCCGGAACTGGTCGAGCCACAGGTAAAAATCTTTCGTCTCTACCGCTACCTTATCTCGCACACGGGCACGGACACGGCGCTTAGCTGGCTCGCGGAACAGCCCTGGGAGCATGCGCGCTACTGTCGGGCCGAGGCACTGCGCCGTGCCGGAAACCTCAGCGTAGCCGACTCGCTGTTACAGAGCCTTTTGTTAGAACCCCTCAACATGCCTCGACAGCCCATCTATTTGTCGCTGGCTCGCGTCTACTACGAGCGCGGCCAGACCACCCAAGGTGAACGCTTTTTCTGGCGTGCTGTGGAAGAGATCGCTGGCAAAGTGGAAGCCGATCTGGTCTTCGAGGACGTGAAGTACGTACTGAATGACCAGGAGCTTGTGCTCTATCGCTCTTTGGAGGCACCGGATTCGCTCAAGGCCTTCTTCCGCGTGGTGTGGACTGAGCGCAACCCCACTCCGGCGGCAGAGACCAATTGTCGCCTTGCGGAACACTACCGCAGACTCCTCTTCGCCGAGAAAAACTATGAGTACGACGGTTTTCGTACGCGCTTCAACAACCCAGACAAACTCAGCCGCCTGCAATTCTCAAAGATCAGTCAGCTGAACGAGGAGTTTAATGACAAGGGGCTGATTTACATCCGCCACGGGGAGCCGGATGAGAGGGCAGTGACCCTCGGTCAGGATGTGGAGGCCAATGAATCGTGGTTGTACTACCAGACGCCGTTCAACCCGCGCATGACGTTTCACTTCATGCTAGAAAACTCGCCCACAGCGTGGCGTTTGGCCCCATACATTGATAACCCGCGCATGCTTGAGGACCGCCTCACCTGGGGCGGGGAGTACGCGCGCCTGTTGCGGGCCGACCAGCTGGAGCGACTGAGCTTGGTGGAGCAGATGGCGCAGCAGAGTCAGAAAGCGGTTGCGGTTGCTCTCTCCACTGACCGTCACACGTGGGCCAAGGCTATTCAGCCCCTCGAGGTGCCGTTTCTGCTCGCCGCTTTCCGGGGGGAGCAAGGCGGGCCGCGCCTGGAGCTGTGCTTTGCAGTTCCCTTGCGCCAACTGGCCCAACGCGCCGCACAGGAGATGCGGCTGGTGCACATAGACCATGGCGTTGCGGTATTCGACCGCGCCTTGAGACCGGTGAGTCAGGAACGAAAGACCGTCGAGGTGGACCCACACCGCAGCACAGCGGCCTACCTGGAGCTCCTGCAGTTTCATCTTCCGGCTGGCACCTACAACATCGGTTTTCATGTGCAGGTGCGCGAATTGAACATGCTGGGCGGCTTCAAGCTGCAACGCACGGTGGAGGAGTTTTCAGAAGGCAGCCTGAACATGAGTGACCTGTTGTTGGCCAGTCGCATCTCGGCAGCAATGCGGCCTTCCAGTTTTGTCCGGCAGGACCTGGAGGTAATTCCGAACCCCACGCATACTTTTTCCCTGCAGCAGCCTGTCTACGTCTACTTTGAAATCTACGGCCTCACGCGTGACCAGAGTGGCCACACTGCCTACGTACTGGAATACCGCCTCGATCCGGTCAAGCAAGGCAAGAAGGGGGCGCGCAGCGGGTTTGGCCTTTTCGGCGGGGGAGAGAAACCTTCCCTGTCTATTCGTGCCCAACGAGAGGGAGACGGAGAATTTGCCGCCGAGCATGTGGCCATCGATGCGAGCAAGGTGCCAAAGGGACAGTACCGTCTCACGGTCAAGGTGAGCGACCGGCAGTCCGGCCAGACAAAGGAGCGCTCGGTTGATGTGAGGCTTCTCTGA